The genomic interval CAGCGTGTAGCCGAAGCCGGGCTCGAGCGGTTCGATGACGAACTTGGAACGGTTGTCGGCGATGACCTCTTCGGTCAGCGCCGGGCGCTGTGAAATCAGCAAGGTGGTGCTCCTTCGCACACTCTTGAGCGACCGCTATATGACGCTCGGGTGAGGTATTCAGTTGTCGTCAGACGGCTTGCTTGGCACGGAGGAACCGGCCAGGGCGCCTCATCACGAGCGGGGCGCCCTGCCCGGTCAGCCGCTTACTTCGAGTAGAGCTCGACGATCAGCTGCTCGGCGATCGGGATGTCGATCTGCGCGCGCTCAGGCAGCTGGTGCACCAGGATGCGCAGCTTGGAGGGCACGACCTGCAGCCAGGCCGGCACCGGGCGCTCGCCCAGGGTCTCCCGGACGATCAGGAACGGCGTGGTCTCCAGCGACTTCGGGCGGACATCGATGATGTCCAGCGGCGAGACGCGGTAGCTGGGGATGTCGACCTTGTGGCCGTTGACCACGAAGTGGCCGTGGTTCACCAGCTGGCGAGCCGCGCGGCGGGTCCGGGCGAAGCCGGCCCGGTACACGACGTTGTCCAGCCGGGACTCCAGGATCTGGAGCAGGTTGTCACCGGTCTTGCCGTTGCGGCGGGTGGCT from Jatrophihabitans sp. carries:
- the rpsD gene encoding 30S ribosomal protein S4, which gives rise to MARYTGPATRISRRLNVDLVGGDAAFERRPFPPGQHGRARIKQSEYLLQLQEKQKAKYSYGVLEKQFRNYYQEATRRNGKTGDNLLQILESRLDNVVYRAGFARTRRAARQLVNHGHFVVNGHKVDIPSYRVSPLDIIDVRPKSLETTPFLIVRETLGERPVPAWLQVVPSKLRILVHQLPERAQIDIPIAEQLIVELYSK